One genomic window of Cololabis saira isolate AMF1-May2022 chromosome 3, fColSai1.1, whole genome shotgun sequence includes the following:
- the eva1ba gene encoding eva-1 homolog Ba, giving the protein MDVKKKEMDLLSNSIAALAHIKANPESFGLYFVLGVCFGLVLTLCLLVIRISCKPRTNIASSTPEKKHLKDISEEDEESDDDEDEEGDDVEAALPLPSTEIPVGNHTTQSDGTLSVNVFTSAEELERAQRLEERERIIREIWRNGQPDILGTGTGTGTIGRVHYY; this is encoded by the exons ATggatgtcaagaaaaaagaaatggaccTCCTAAGCAACAGCATAGCTGCATTAGCACACATCAAAG CAAATCCAGAGAGCTTCGGTCTCTACTTTGTACTGGGAGTGTGTTTCGGCCTGGTGCTGACACTTTGCCTCCTGGTCATCCGCATCTCCTGTAAGCCGAGGACCAACATCGCCTCCTCCACGCCCGAGAAGAAGCACTTGAAGGACATCAGTGAGGAAGACGAGGAGAGCGACGAtgacgaggacgaggagggaGACGACGTGGAGGCAGCTCTGCCGCTGCCCAGCACTGAAATCCCCGTGGGGAATCACACCACCCAGTCAGACGGGACTCTGAGCGTCAACGTGTTCACTTCGGCTGAAGAGCTGGAGCGAGCGCAGCGGCTGGAGGAGCGGGAACGCATCATCCGGGAGATCTGGAGGAACGGCCAGCCCGACATCCTGGGGACAGGGACGGGGACGGGGACTATTGGAAGAGTGCACTATTACTAG